TTCTGAGGAAGATCTCCCCCTTATTGGACACTTTGATTTTGTTTccttcttgttttcttctttggaCAATAACTTCAGTGTTATTCCTCTGTGGACCTGCAATTACCTAGGCATGTACATGTGGCTTCGCCAATGCCTCTAGTTTCTTTCCACACACAAGATTGGAGTCTTGTAAGGCAAATGAGGGTTAAAGGTGGACTTTGTTTCAGGTTCCGTTACGGATTGCTAGCTGTGTGACTATACCATGCTATGGGACTAAAGATTCTGAATGAACCAAGGAGAGGAAATGTAGGACAGTGATGAAACAGGCTAGAATTCATGCACTAATGTTCGCTATAATTCTATGCTATTTGCATTAACAATTTACTAGAACTTGGCATGTGCAATGCATGTGTCTAAAATAATAGCAAAGAGTAATAAATGAATGGATTTGGTTCCATAGAAGAGTAGCCTAAAAGTAAAgggatgaaaaaaaaataggaggAAATTCTAAATTTAAGAAATAGAACGAGACATTAAAGTACAAGGAGTTTGGATTTTCACCAATCTATATGTGTCTCTTCTAGAATGATCTTGCCAGATACAATGAGAACCTCACAAACAGGTCCCAAGTTTCAGAAGGATTCCACAACAAAGATCGACGCTCTCTCCAAGCGCACATTGCCTATCCTTTCTTGAAGAGTTCATAGACATATCATTTTTGGGGCATTGGGAGTTTTGAGTTACATATTAGTAACTATAATAAGACGACTATAAAAATTTTCTAATTCTCAGAGAAAGACCTCTCCTCTTGTTTCATATGTCCTTGGGCATGTGCTGTTGTTTCACTTTTCAATGAAATTTGTGGGGGTTATCCCACTATTTTGCTCAGAAAAAGAGATTCTCAGAAAAAATGACAAAACCCCAACAAAAGCTATCATAGAGTAAATGAAAAGTTCAAGAAAGccaactcaaaaagaaaaaaaaaggccccCATAGCCCTTGGCTTGCTAGAGGGGGTCTCCACTCTTGTATTTTTTTAGGATTCTTATTGCTTTCTATTCTCTTTTTAGTGCACTATGTTATGTCTTTAATTCGAAGTTGATGTCTCCCCAATACTTGTCACCTtgactatagagcttagaacTTTATGCACATCTAGCGTTTTCAAGTAGCCCACATGTATTTATTCTGTAACAATAAGTACTTCAGAGAAATTGTCCCTACAAATGATATTTACTGCTAGTGTTTACTATGATGAGTAAGAATAATTGGGAACTTGGGATCTTCTGTTTGAGCCAAATTTTCCTAAACAATACCTTTTGTCACTGAACTCTGGACCTGTTCTAATATACTGAAATGTTAGAACTTCTGCCAACATTTCTGGATACTGTAACGAGTAAGAATTTATAGATTTTCTACTTAAGACATAGATTGTGCGCATTTCCTAATTATGTAGCATTTTGTAGCTTAATGGCATTACATgtttagtttttttcttttttttctttttttcttctgagtTCAAGCATTATATGTTTAGTGTTGCTTCAATAAATGTCCCTTGTAGCCAAAGATTTAATAGTTTTAGCATAACTATTTATGTTCCATAATGCTGAAAGTTTGCATGCAGCATGTAATGTTAAGGTTGAGAATTGTCATCCCTCTTACTTAAGGACATCTTTCTCTTGAAGTCATCAGTTTGTTGACATTTCAAGAGTGGCATTATGAACTTCTGCTGATATTGCTGAATTGGTAAGTATTAGCTGTTTGCTCACATATTCAAAGTCTCATAATGTCAAATTCCTGATGCTGCTTGCTTCAAAGTTGTTTTTAACTGATCTGAAATCACTTTAAAAGTGAACCGTGTAAAAGATGAGGCTTTCACAATCTTCTCTGAAGTAGAAATTTCTTATCATACTCATATATTGCTGGAATATAAAATATACTACCAGGTATCAGTTTTTAAAGATGTCAACAGCCATAGGAATTCATAACTTCATATAAttgataaaataaaatcaattgtCTGGACTTCCATGGTACCTTTACAATGACAGACGATAGAGAAACCAAATACAAAACTTTGTTAATCACAAACAACAGACCTTATTAATTTCACACATGCAAAGTAggagaacaaaaaaaagggtaaaacTTGAGCACGGTACCGCCCCGATGATGACATTCTTCTGCTGCCTTAATGCTACCTGCATTATGAATAACTTAATTACTGAACTTGCTTCCTTGGAGTATAATGCAGTAACTTCCCAATTGTatacttttaatctttctttaacTGCAAGACAAGAActgaaaggaaaacaaaaaataacaaTATAGGAATCACTAAGAACAAAGCCATTCAAATTTAGCTACGTAGCAGTAGTTTTGTCAATGCTCTTACCTCGAACTTGATTAGCTGCAAGCTTGTATAGCAAAGGCTGATGTCGGACTCTGCAAGGGTGATTCACACATTGGCAGTGGCATAACAGTCTCAAAAGCCTCAACGAGCAGTGCTACCTTCCTCTTCCGAGCAGGAGCGAGTCTGGTGACTAGCTGTTGGAGTGCAGAATCTATCATCCATGACTCTGCATTTTTCCTCTCGTCCATCATTTGATGCCTGAGATCAACTTTTTCAGCTTCTGGGTCCGGTCCTATTGGAAGAAACCGTGGTGCCCGTGGATTAAATTGTTTCATTGCTTCCAAATCCTTCGATGTTCTCCTTCTCATGGGGCTGTATCTGTATCTATCTTTCCGCTTCCTGCTGGCCTCAGGAAATGGTTGGTTAGAGCTCTCTGTTTCAGGGCTATTATCATCTACATCAAATCTGACTGCATCCTTAATTTGCAATACATCATGGATGCAATTTTCCTCTTGCCATCGTTCTTCTTGCTCCTCGGTCCCCCTCAAATTGCTCTCATCTGATTGATCTTTAAAGATAAAGCTTTCACCAATCTTAGGAGGAACACTTGAATCTTCAGTTGCATCAAGAAGTCTGGATTCTTTGATCTCCAATTCTGATTGGACACGATCAGTTTCCATGCTATGCTGATCTGTCACACTAACTCCCTGAAGATTATCAAAACACTGCATTTCATTTccatttctctcttctttgatgtCTGTGTTGAGAAAATCCTCTTGTTCAGATGTGTCACAGCCAAGAATAGGGATAACATCTATGTTCTGCGCATGAAGGGGCTGGCCTTGGAAAATCTCTGAATCTTGAATGCTGCATTCTTCTGAGTCACAAATGTTGTTATTGCTCATAAGCAAGCCATCACCCAAACAATTTTCTTCTGATGACTCTTGTTGCTCTAAAAGATCAGCGAGTTCATTATTGATTGGATTATGAGGCATGTTCCATGTTTCATCATCGAAATTACCTTCTAAAGCACCACCTTCAGATGCTGCAGCATCACATTTCTCAGCAACTTTTCCTTCTTCACTTGTGATTGAAGTATCTGCTGGCTCCATCAAAAACTCATCATCTTTATTCTCATTCCTTGTTAAGGGGCCAAATCCATCACAGAGATACTCAGGTTTATCGGTCTTATTGTCAGGGAattttcctccttcctcttcagaACCCATACCAGTACTTTTGGTTGTCGAAATATTTTCACCACTCCCTGTAAGGCCTCCATTTCTGTTTTCAAAATCATTAACCATGCAGCATTCAAAACCCCATTCTTCATAATCTTCCAACAGAAAACGGGACGAggtttcttccttggcttctgcTTGCTGATTACATTCCGCAGAATCAATGAAACTCATAATAGCATCCATTTCCTCGACCGATTCACCATCCTGATCTAGACCACCTCcaaagctaatctccgaatatatCTCAGGTATTTGATTTGTTCTGATTCTTACATCACCTTCTTCAGCTTCGAGTTCAGTGCTCTCCCGGTCCCAGTCATCTTCGATCGATGATAAATTATTGAGAATTTCAGCAATCTCTTTGCTAAAGTCATCCTGAATTCTTCTTTCATCACAATACAACAGCACTTCTCTGATTGGTTCTTTAGGTCTAGCATAGATATCGACAAAGAAATCATT
The Phoenix dactylifera cultivar Barhee BC4 chromosome 3, palm_55x_up_171113_PBpolish2nd_filt_p, whole genome shotgun sequence DNA segment above includes these coding regions:
- the LOC103696713 gene encoding uncharacterized protein LOC103696713, which translates into the protein MVQRKAPNKLESVTEPKKNHVLSEKRLSSHHQHDTRNKAGGDLKKIMKKSRSIKASELESLTASPFGSRKIQLNKPPPRLKPSAMKTSNGSPNYMKPTSSSDARKERLQVTIHSPAVNDKSKSPENSNKSNYSKPPSPPPVNTGTKPAKTLARKSSLRPKRPSMKKSSGMVLYPKKTVSRATCSSTLKDSKFPKVLNLNPGGTESEGTSIMKVCPYTYCSLNGHMHKSLPPLKHFLSARRRLLKTQKSMKLKGRSSFRKRSLRKGRGAERINVSSAPSELKITPLIEEAGNDFFVDIYARPKEPIREVLLYCDERRIQDDFSKEIAEILNNLSSIEDDWDRESTELEAEEGDVRIRTNQIPEIYSEISFGGGLDQDGESVEEMDAIMSFIDSAECNQQAEAKEETSSRFLLEDYEEWGFECCMVNDFENRNGGLTGSGENISTTKSTGMGSEEEGGKFPDNKTDKPEYLCDGFGPLTRNENKDDEFLMEPADTSITSEEGKVAEKCDAAASEGGALEGNFDDETWNMPHNPINNELADLLEQQESSEENCLGDGLLMSNNNICDSEECSIQDSEIFQGQPLHAQNIDVIPILGCDTSEQEDFLNTDIKEERNGNEMQCFDNLQGVSVTDQHSMETDRVQSELEIKESRLLDATEDSSVPPKIGESFIFKDQSDESNLRGTEEQEERWQEENCIHDVLQIKDAVRFDVDDNSPETESSNQPFPEASRKRKDRYRYSPMRRRTSKDLEAMKQFNPRAPRFLPIGPDPEAEKVDLRHQMMDERKNAESWMIDSALQQLVTRLAPARKRKVALLVEAFETVMPLPMCESPLQSPTSAFAIQACS